In Flavobacterium okayamense, a single window of DNA contains:
- a CDS encoding aminopeptidase codes for MKKFLVFLFALICWKSISQHNHTIDAFVDIDAKTIEIFQEIEYYNNSPDTLQKVILYDWNNAFSSKNSALAKRFSDEFIRAFHLAQEKDRGFTKITKCYDENNIALVYDRNLKVDLIELKLNTPILPNESQKINFKYTLKLPNERFTRYGFTNEDKIYLRDWLITPCKYINKGFIAYSNENLDDKTNIPSNYNITITVPNNFYIAASLEIEDLTNNTYRLNGKNAIETDVIISKNKEFTNFKNEFIEVSTSQDPKRLEEYQQAIVIDKITRFINEKLGKSLTTKIIVSQEDYDKQPFYGLNQLPAFLNPYPNEFMYEMKFLKTYLNNYLKANLQLNPRTENWVYDGIQVFVMMQYIDTFYPDMKMAGNIAHWKLLKSYNIINLDFNQQYNYLYMLMARKNLDQEVGAPKNSLVKFNEKIAGKYRSGLNFKFLDSYLGNDIVEKSIQEFITLNSECTSSKYELEYILKKNTQKDIDWFFTTLVNSRDLIDFKFGKVNKTQDSISFTIKNKTKTNVPISFYELKNDSIVYQKWFENIKTDTTIVVPRNNADKITLNYFNEIPEYNLRNNWKSLKGFFFNNRPLKFNFFRDLEEPYYNQIFYVPEFEYNLYDGLAVGVNVNNKSLLNKPFEFSATPFFSPNTQSLVGKASFVFTQNVRDVGELYRIRYIASGNQFHYAPDSKYTKLTPVVQFFFRDKDLRVNKSEFVQLKQLYINREKTDLVQLDQNTENYNVFDAKYGNFQSEGTKHYSLLTNLQVANSFGKFSTEIHYRKLFEDNRQITFRLFAGTFIYRSTNSDFFSFGLDRPSDYMFEQNLLGRSESTGIYSQQYVYAEGGFKSIFENRFANQWMVTTNTAFNVWNWIQVYGDLGMFKNNYSKTQFVYGTGVHLNLVPDYFELFFPVYSSNGFELEDPNYGQRIRFVVTLSPKTLISLFTRRWF; via the coding sequence TTGAAAAAGTTTTTAGTATTTCTTTTTGCTTTAATATGTTGGAAAAGTATTTCACAACACAACCATACTATTGATGCTTTTGTAGATATAGATGCTAAAACTATAGAAATATTTCAGGAAATAGAATATTATAACAATTCACCTGATACACTTCAAAAAGTTATTCTTTACGATTGGAATAATGCTTTTTCATCTAAAAACTCAGCACTTGCAAAACGTTTTTCTGATGAATTTATAAGAGCTTTTCATCTTGCACAAGAAAAAGATAGAGGTTTTACTAAAATTACTAAATGCTATGATGAAAATAATATTGCTTTAGTTTATGATAGAAACCTGAAAGTAGACTTGATAGAACTAAAGCTAAATACTCCTATTTTACCAAACGAATCACAAAAAATTAATTTTAAATACACTTTAAAATTACCAAATGAAAGGTTTACTCGTTATGGTTTTACTAATGAAGATAAAATTTATTTAAGAGATTGGCTTATAACTCCTTGTAAATACATAAACAAAGGTTTTATAGCTTACAGTAATGAAAATTTAGATGATAAAACAAATATTCCATCAAATTATAACATTACTATCACCGTACCTAACAACTTTTATATTGCCGCAAGCCTTGAAATAGAAGATTTAACAAATAATACGTATAGATTAAATGGTAAAAACGCTATTGAAACAGATGTAATTATCTCAAAAAATAAAGAGTTTACAAATTTTAAAAACGAGTTTATTGAAGTATCAACAAGTCAAGATCCAAAAAGACTTGAGGAATATCAACAAGCAATTGTTATCGACAAAATAACTCGATTTATTAATGAAAAATTAGGTAAAAGCTTAACAACAAAAATAATTGTATCTCAAGAAGATTATGATAAACAACCTTTTTATGGATTAAATCAACTTCCTGCATTTTTAAATCCATATCCAAATGAGTTTATGTATGAAATGAAATTCTTAAAAACTTATTTGAATAATTATTTAAAAGCTAATTTACAATTGAATCCTAGAACTGAAAATTGGGTATACGATGGTATTCAAGTATTTGTTATGATGCAATATATAGATACTTTCTATCCTGATATGAAAATGGCTGGAAATATTGCACACTGGAAACTACTAAAATCGTACAATATAATAAACCTAGACTTTAATCAACAATATAACTACTTGTACATGCTAATGGCTAGAAAAAATCTAGACCAAGAAGTAGGTGCTCCAAAAAATAGTTTGGTAAAGTTTAACGAAAAAATTGCTGGAAAATATCGATCTGGTTTAAATTTTAAATTTTTAGACAGTTATTTAGGTAATGATATAGTCGAAAAATCAATTCAAGAATTCATTACTTTAAATAGCGAATGTACTTCAAGCAAATATGAACTTGAATACATTTTGAAAAAAAATACTCAAAAAGATATTGATTGGTTTTTTACAACTTTAGTCAATTCAAGGGATTTGATAGATTTCAAATTTGGAAAAGTAAACAAAACTCAAGATTCTATCTCTTTTACCATAAAAAACAAAACCAAAACTAATGTTCCTATTTCGTTTTATGAATTAAAGAATGATAGCATAGTTTATCAAAAATGGTTTGAAAACATTAAAACTGATACAACTATTGTTGTTCCTAGAAACAATGCTGATAAAATTACCCTTAATTATTTCAACGAAATTCCCGAATACAACCTGAGAAACAATTGGAAATCACTTAAAGGATTCTTTTTTAACAATCGTCCTTTAAAGTTTAATTTTTTTAGAGATTTAGAAGAGCCTTACTACAATCAGATTTTCTATGTTCCTGAATTTGAGTACAATTTATATGATGGTTTAGCAGTTGGCGTAAATGTAAATAATAAATCTTTATTAAATAAGCCTTTTGAATTTAGTGCTACTCCTTTCTTTTCCCCTAATACACAATCTTTAGTTGGAAAAGCTTCATTTGTTTTTACACAAAACGTAAGAGATGTTGGCGAATTATATAGAATTAGATATATAGCTAGCGGAAATCAATTTCATTATGCGCCAGATTCAAAATACACAAAACTAACTCCAGTAGTTCAATTTTTCTTTAGAGATAAAGATTTGAGAGTAAATAAAAGTGAATTTGTTCAATTAAAACAATTATATATAAACAGAGAAAAAACAGATTTAGTTCAATTGGATCAAAATACTGAAAACTATAATGTTTTTGATGCAAAATATGGGAATTTTCAATCTGAAGGCACTAAACATTACAGCCTGTTAACCAATTTACAAGTAGCAAATTCATTTGGAAAATTTTCAACTGAAATACATTACAGAAAACTGTTTGAGGATAATCGACAAATTACTTTCCGTCTTTTTGCAGGAACATTCATCTATAGAAGTACTAATTCTGATTTTTTTAGTTTTGGATTAGATAGACCTAGTGATTATATGTTTGAACAAAATTTACTAGGAAGAAGTGAGTCTACTGGTATATATAGTCAACAATATGTGTATGCAGAAGGTGGCTTTAAATCAATTTTTGAAAACCGATTTGCTAATCAATGGATGGTTACTACAAACACTGCTTTCAATGTTTGGAATTGGATACAAGTCTATGGCGACTTAGGGATGTTTAAAAATAATTACTCTAAAACACAATTTGTTTACGGTACCGGAGTTCACTTAAATTTAGTTCCTGATTATTTTGAATTGTTTTTCCCAGTGTATTCCTCAAATGGATTTGAATTAGAAGACCCAAATTATGGTCAAAGAATTCGTTTTGTAGTTACACTTTCTCCTAAAACCCTGATCTCCTTATTTACTAGACGATGGTTTTAA
- a CDS encoding endonuclease, with translation MTQKLLTFLTLFLTSFLFSQTVVINEIDADTPGSDTLEFIELKSFDAGGVALPNYSLDGYVLVFYNGANDWVYRTIDLDGFVTDINGIIHFGNSAVSPSPAATIPPNGIQNGPEVVAIYNGNATDFPIDTATIDLPNLIDAIAYSNNTTQPTSLMTSLGISVFMNENANGLKDTQSIQRKNDGSYEVKNSTPGVNNDGSGVVLNYITVSTAQPSYTEGDSFNIVFTTSQPVQNETLIMNFSLTNGNFSVGDFSGGLTVSIPVGQTTTQTAITLYDDSSDEGDEEALFQFATLPTGYVANNDNFIIRVYDINFATDPWGTPLNPTFGLCPPQIPTGYYDTLEGLSGVALKQELQNIINNGVRAQSYGDVWDILKDADRNPENNNQVWQIYTEGVKSKLDQQVGSSGSGFYQREHIWPQSRGGFSDGTSSFADGIDVWLPSNANDILAGHSDAHHIRAVDGDENNSRSNRDYGVDYNGPTGNTGSWHGDVARALFFMAVRYNGLDVVNGNPVDSTVGQMGDLATLLSWNTSDPADDFEMNRNNVIYDWQMNRNPFIDYPLLADYIFGANFGDTWSFSLSNESFTENSIKVYPNPTTDYVMIDGVEGTAKVEIYNLTGQKVVSKDFENQIRLDIDLASGVYFVKVKQQAKEITKKIIVR, from the coding sequence ATGACCCAAAAATTACTTACTTTTTTAACCTTATTTTTAACCTCTTTTTTGTTTTCTCAAACAGTTGTTATTAATGAAATTGATGCTGATACACCAGGATCTGACACTTTAGAATTTATAGAATTAAAATCATTTGATGCTGGAGGAGTAGCATTGCCCAATTATTCTTTAGATGGATATGTTCTAGTTTTTTATAATGGAGCAAACGATTGGGTTTATAGAACGATTGATCTAGATGGCTTTGTAACAGACATTAACGGGATAATTCATTTCGGTAATTCTGCTGTATCTCCATCTCCTGCAGCAACAATTCCTCCAAATGGTATTCAAAACGGACCAGAAGTTGTTGCAATTTATAATGGAAATGCAACTGATTTTCCAATTGATACAGCAACCATAGACTTACCTAACTTAATAGATGCGATTGCATATTCAAACAATACGACACAACCTACTTCATTGATGACAAGTTTAGGAATAAGTGTATTTATGAATGAAAATGCAAATGGATTAAAAGATACGCAATCAATTCAACGTAAAAACGATGGTAGCTATGAAGTGAAAAATTCTACGCCTGGAGTTAATAATGATGGAAGTGGAGTTGTGTTAAATTATATAACAGTTAGTACAGCCCAACCTTCATATACTGAAGGAGATAGTTTTAATATTGTTTTTACTACTAGTCAACCTGTTCAAAATGAAACATTAATTATGAATTTTTCGTTAACAAACGGAAATTTTTCAGTTGGAGATTTTTCAGGAGGATTAACAGTTTCCATTCCTGTAGGTCAAACAACAACCCAAACAGCAATTACACTTTATGATGACAGTTCAGATGAAGGAGATGAAGAAGCTTTATTTCAATTTGCTACGCTACCTACAGGTTATGTTGCAAATAATGATAATTTTATTATTCGTGTATACGATATAAATTTTGCTACTGATCCTTGGGGTACACCTTTAAATCCAACTTTCGGATTATGTCCTCCTCAAATTCCAACTGGATATTATGATACATTAGAAGGGCTTTCTGGGGTAGCATTAAAACAAGAATTACAAAATATTATAAATAATGGAGTGCGAGCACAAAGCTATGGAGATGTATGGGATATTTTGAAAGATGCCGATAGAAATCCCGAAAATAACAATCAAGTTTGGCAAATTTATACCGAAGGCGTAAAATCGAAGCTCGACCAACAAGTAGGAAGCAGTGGTTCTGGTTTTTATCAAAGGGAACACATTTGGCCACAATCGCGAGGTGGATTTTCAGATGGCACTTCGTCGTTTGCAGATGGAATAGACGTTTGGTTACCTTCAAATGCTAATGATATTCTTGCAGGTCATTCAGATGCGCATCATATTCGTGCGGTTGATGGTGATGAAAACAATTCGAGAAGCAATCGTGATTATGGAGTAGATTATAATGGTCCAACAGGTAATACTGGAAGTTGGCATGGAGATGTGGCTAGAGCATTGTTTTTTATGGCTGTTCGATACAATGGTTTAGATGTTGTTAATGGAAATCCAGTTGATAGTACAGTAGGACAAATGGGAGATTTAGCAACTTTGTTGTCTTGGAATACTTCAGATCCGGCTGATGATTTTGAAATGAACAGAAATAATGTTATTTACGACTGGCAAATGAATAGAAATCCATTTATTGATTATCCATTATTGGCTGATTATATTTTTGGAGCCAACTTTGGCGATACTTGGTCTTTTTCACTTTCTAATGAGAGTTTTACCGAAAATTCAATCAAAGTTTATCCTAACCCAACAACTGATTATGTCATGATTGATGGAGTAGAAGGTACTGCAAAAGTTGAAATTTATAATTTAACGGGTCAAAAAGTTGTATCAAAAGATTTTGAAAATCAAATTCGTTTGGATATAGATTTAGCCTCAGGCGTTTACTTTGTAAAAGTAAAACAACAAGCAAAAGAAATTACTAAGAAAATTATTGTAAGATAA
- a CDS encoding TIGR00730 family Rossman fold protein produces MAADQYENDDHRIQEKFKQKTWNEIRTNDSWAIFKIMSEFVNGYESMGRIGPCVSIFGSARTKPEDKYYLLAEKIAYKISKAGYGVITGGGPGIMEAGNKGAHYGGGTSVGLNIELPFEQHFNPYIDRDKNLNFDYFFVRKVMFVKYSQGFVVMPGGFGTLDELFEAITLIQTKKIAKFPIILVGSEFWEGLMDWVKAVLLDKFHNISPEDLNLFKIVDNEDEVLEALDNFYKKYNLSPNF; encoded by the coding sequence ATGGCAGCAGATCAATACGAAAATGACGATCACAGAATCCAAGAAAAATTTAAACAAAAAACTTGGAACGAAATAAGAACAAACGACTCATGGGCAATTTTTAAAATCATGTCGGAATTCGTAAATGGTTACGAATCGATGGGAAGAATTGGTCCGTGTGTATCTATTTTTGGTTCAGCAAGAACAAAACCAGAAGACAAATATTATTTATTAGCTGAAAAGATTGCTTACAAAATCAGTAAAGCTGGTTATGGTGTAATCACTGGTGGTGGACCTGGAATTATGGAAGCAGGTAACAAAGGAGCGCACTATGGTGGCGGAACTTCAGTTGGTTTAAATATTGAGTTACCTTTTGAACAACATTTTAATCCGTATATCGACAGAGATAAAAACTTAAACTTCGATTACTTCTTCGTAAGAAAAGTAATGTTTGTTAAGTATTCTCAAGGATTTGTAGTTATGCCAGGTGGTTTTGGAACTTTAGACGAATTATTTGAAGCGATAACTTTAATTCAAACGAAGAAAATTGCAAAATTCCCTATTATTTTAGTAGGAAGTGAGTTTTGGGAAGGTTTAATGGATTGGGTAAAAGCAGTTTTATTAGATAAATTCCACAATATTAGCCCAGAAGATTTAAACTTGTTTAAAATTGTAGATAATGAAGACGAAGTTTTAGAGGCTTTAGACAACTTCTACAAGAAATACAATTTATCGCCAAACTTTTAA